The following nucleotide sequence is from Candidatus Jordarchaeales archaeon.
TACTGTTGAAGAAACGTCTTCTATAATCTTCATACTTGCAAGTATGTCGTCGAGTGTCGATAATAGTGTGCTGATGCTGCCCGTGTACTCAAGAAAGATTAGTAATTTGTTTTCGTTTCTTTCCATGCTG
It contains:
- a CDS encoding KEOPS complex subunit Pcc1, producing the protein MNAKVVIEVEFSSSFEAEVTLKTLSPDNAPLPKNMKLSMERNENKLLIFLEYTGSISTLLSTLDDILASMKIIEDVSSTVQKA